TGCACTGAAGGGCTGTGTCTGAAAGACACTGGGCACAATtgtacagcctcactcatcctgaaattgtaacatcccgcccgaggtcagcggactttCTATGGTCCGtgcctcgctcgctccgattcccgtggcgggcagggcggtaaaattccagccactaaaACCAGTTCAGAGAAGAGAGATAGAGGCACcagagaatgtgcaaaaaaaCTATTGACCAGGACTGAAATGTTATAGATATCAAAGCTCAGGGATATAATCACTAATAAACCCAACTGGAAATTCagggaaacttctttacccaaagaatggtgagaatgtggaacttgtggCCCCAAGGACTTCTGGAGGTGAATATTGTCAATGTGTTTAAGGGGACATTGGTAAGCacatgaggaagagagagatgtattaagagtattgataggcagagggatctgggtgtacagatacacaggtcactgaaagtggcaatgcaggtggagaagggagtcaagaagggatgcttgccttcatcagcaggggcattgagttcaaaaattggcaagtcatgttgcagctttatagagctttagcacttggaatatagtgttcaattctggtcgccacactaccagaaggatgtggaggctttggagaggttacagaaaagatttaccaggatgttgtctggtatggagggcattagctatgaggagaggttggagatacttggtttgttctcactggaacgatggaggttgaggggtgacctgatagaagtctacaagattatgagaggcatggacagagtggatagtcagaagttttttcccagggtggaagagtcaattactaggggacagaggtttaaggtgtgaggggcaaggtttaaaggagatgtacgaggcagattttttacacagagagtagtgggtgtctggaactcgctgccaggggaggtagtggaagcggatacgatagtgagttttaaggggcgagttgacaaatacatgaataggatgggaatggagggatatggtccccggaagggtagggggttttagttaagtcgggcagcatggtcggtgcaggcttggagggtcgaagggcctgttcctgtgctgtaattttctttgttcttatgtgtTGATGAAGTAAGATGAAAAGAGGGTAGAGGAAGTGCATGTAGAACATGAATGTTGCTATCACTTTTTGGGGACTATGACCCTCCACGGATCTGATTTATGTCTTTGGGTCAGGTTCGTAGATCCAAACATTTCCCAGCTTGACAAAACCAACCTTTACAAATGACCTCCCATAGGTCAGAGTTTTGTGGaaatgtggggtgggggtgggggtggggggcaggtggaggggggggaatgtgtgGACAGGTTACCGCGTGCAGTGGAGAGCTGGGTACTCAGCCTCCCTCCCTGCTCTGGCACAGTTTAGtttaggttatttattagtgtcgcaagtcggcttacattaacactgcaattaagttactgtgaaaatccctcagtcgccacactccgacacttgTTTgaagggagacactgagggagaatttagcatgactcaTGCACAGTGTCCAAATAACAGAAATTAATCAAACAAACATCCCTCTAGCCCATACACACCCCTCACCCCTAAACACTCCCTACCACAAACCatgccctccacccacccacacccccatgtcCCCTCTTACATTTATGCCAACTTAGTTCCAACTGATGACAACTTATGCCCCTAACCAACAGCCTTTGCACTtagcccctccatgccaactcacattGTATCCTTGGATAGTTCCTTCAAGGGTTTGACACTTCCTGGGTAGCACTGGTAGGTTTGATAgctggacagttccttgacagctgggAAGCtccttgacagttccaatgagtttgtgcATTAAAAGAGCATAACCATATTCACTCTTAACAAATCTAAATGGTGCCatacctctcccaaaggtgtcccGGGACCCTATACAAAGGGGTTTCCGGCTATCCAAATTAATCCACAAAGTTTAGGCCTCCTCTAACCTGTGCTAATCTGCACACTCCCGATTCGACACTGCAGTTCTTCCAAAATCCCATTTCCGTGGAGGTAGCTGGTGATTTAAATGACTCACTGCCTCTGTGTGAACCCGGCCCCACTCCAGTCCCACCACGCTTgggaaatgctgggtttgggggcTGGATTTATCAccatttccaggattttcaccaggCCAGCTAGCCTCTCCACCGTGGCAAGAATCTGGTCCTAAACAAGGACAGAACTTtaaaaacattgggtggaatttaatgtccATCTCCGAGGCATGTGTGAAGACCAAGAAGCAAACGCTGCAGGCTCCAGATGGTGCCCCTTTCTCAAAGACACTACGTGCCTGCTGGAGAAAGGTGGCAGAGGAGGAGAGGGCTGTCTGACAACCACCTTCTGCCCCGAGGCTGGGGATTGGTGGAAAAGGCAGTTTGCCTGACACTcaaacatcatccaattgggtaatgagtctgtTTACTTTCCAATTGGAGTAGGCACAAGGTTAGATGTGTTGGCTGATTGACCGGAGCAACTGGTGTGAAGAGGTTTGCAGGAATCTAATTACAGCTGGGAATCCTCTTGGGACGGCCGAGATCACTCCTTTTGGcctcatttggggcggcacggtggcacagtggttagcactgctgcctcacagcgccaggggcccgggttcgatacctggcttgggtcactgtctgtgcggagtctgcacattctccccgtgtctgtgtgggtttcctccgggtgctccgatttcctcccacagtctgaaagatgtgctggttagggtgcattgacccgaacaggcgccagagtgtggcgactaggggaatttcacagtaacttcattgcagtgttaataataaatgtgactaataataaataaactttaaaacattcacACTGCCATCGCAGTCTGTGCCCTTTCAAAATCCTGGCACAACCCTGTCCACTGGTTGGCATCGACGAGTGTAAAGGTGGTCAGAGAGCGGGAAGAGCCGCTCCTCGTgctttccccctcacctccaaACCCAGGAAATAGGCATTATTGGGGGGAGGTCAAAGGGCAATGAAATCTCTTCAATCCTGAATCAAGAGGAACAGACGGTGGGGAATGTGGCGGTCACTTACCCCCGTGCACTGTAAACGAGGGATATTTTCATAGTCTGGACCCGAGGTCTGtagagaggaggctgcaaaagaCAAGATTGAGGGGATCAATACTCAGATTATTCTTATAACTGACGCAGCAGAAGAGTAACAATGCGATAGGAATCAATGTTCCAATCTTCAAACATCTATTTCTGGTGTTTAATCTAACCACACTCGCTCAGACCACATTATTTCAGGTTAATATCATTTCTCTGAAATATTTTTTTGAACCTACAGAGTCGTTGTTTCCTAACGCGAGCTCGTCTGATCCACAAGAGGAGGATGGCTCCAGCAATGAGAAAAGCTCCCAGCGCAACCCCCAGACTGATCCAGACAACTCTCAGCTCTCCATTCACCCCCACGTCCAATGCTGTAACAGAGAGAGGGCCGTGTAAAGACTCACAGAATAAAACTGCTGGATATCTTCCAGCTCAATTGCACTAAATGATGTCCGATGTAGATCACAGCCTTCTTACAATGTAAACTGGACTTACTGGTTACATTCAGCTGTGTCCCGTTCCCACTGATATCTCCCCACACTGAGCAGTAATAGACGGCCGTGTCACTGGGCTGCACCATGGTGATTGTCAGAATGAAGCTGTTATTGGAGGTGTCTCTGGAAGGCTGGAAACGCTCAGTGAAACCTGGGCTCCGGTGTGTGTGATTCCCTGTATCCTGTGTTAAAACTCTCTCCCTATCTTTCCCAGGTAGCTCCCGGTGCCAGTGAACATCAGTGTCTGTCACTGCAGCTTTCCCCATGGTGCACTGTAACCGTGCAGTCTGACCCTCTGTGACACGTTCCACACTCGGAGACTGGGTAAGGACTGGAACATTCGCACCTTTAAAAAGAGGAAAATATCAACAATTTAAAAACCAGTCTGGAGGTTACAAAggattggccggaattttaccgacacgcctgccccgattccgggggcgggtgaggctcggagaacagcactctccattggc
The DNA window shown above is from Mustelus asterias chromosome 15, sMusAst1.hap1.1, whole genome shotgun sequence and carries:
- the LOC144504767 gene encoding uncharacterized protein LOC144504767, yielding MPGPPLSALTLTLCMAVGLGTNPILIQSPGVVKVLEGGTVQIHCALQSSNVNYRVEKYTVHWYHPQNKSQILLSHFPDGRFYHSEGFSERFQLSRDVTSNSYNLTIRDVQLSDSNVYLCGIWGYIFGSGTRLNVTSANVPVLTQSPSVERVTEGQTARLQCTMGKAAVTDTDVHWHRELPGKDRERVLTQDTGNHTHRSPGFTERFQPSRDTSNNSFILTITMVQPSDTAVYYCSVWGDISGNGTQLNVTTLDVGVNGELRVVWISLGVALGAFLIAGAILLLWIRRARVRKQRLSSSLQTSGPDYENIPRLQCTGKSGHLQVDANQIYMNVSPRSKAASR